A window from Scheffersomyces stipitis CBS 6054 chromosome 7, complete sequence encodes these proteins:
- a CDS encoding predicted protein (go_function cysteine-type endopeptidase activity; ubiquitin thiolesterase activity~go_process ubiquitin-dependent protein catabolism) codes for MNSEVNDKSNQQYYTKVINHEFRNLQLDPELASKSLFDLIDYCELLYEKSATAFSSGDHHNGLKNYIKGYLIFNYFINSFIMLHFKGFDAFVESNEQDFIIYLNVFAFYNADDIIRNSSHTVSSATLRGYIKKYLVDSNLLSFNVEELYAWLHEYIKYLKEKDRSMVEINISSGDEMRSDGDLFVETATSSSTRQTSNGNSSITNDSVSEFKHRFPSLNGKNDTSLFGSKKLPPPSPPNIPHPIPKHFSPSLLPPHSPPPPPPHSAANTLQPNRASTFPGSPTASAPYPPDEITSRSPIPSPISPGLRSPVAPELANDTDEWYFSNPQKSPTDANPNTNSYSNLQNNSGNISHRPPQTIPIARPVTSPTNNGNNNHYMNNNNVFHNGQQSNNPFPNYPQQQEVGQQVNQQGANGYYDNNGPSSVQHFGAPRSSVPQHVQMQQYQIKTQKQQYMQEYSVCGLRNFGSSCYINSTIQLIFGVSLFKSLFINSAYQRYVKDPKYLRLISSSKLNSHHKDSILLSEAISALLRTFSQHGSVSIAPTKFIRVTSLLKPDFNIPYEQQDAQEFLLFVLERLHSELSNKSIETNYELEDYIRKWDINVNMKDRNEYLKWYLSLVKSEGTSPVHDLFQGHLQNKLTCNSCGYESISYSPFTILSLPIPSSHSSKNVVNLADCLRYYSQDEVLSGENAWNCPKCSKNGDQVSASSVLDNHPVFVNKKSGIFKLGRRSKSPSSQTSTKTTTSSIHSNISTKSLNFIKLPQILIIQLSRFSVFNLTDKLDTYIQYPLKLKFNNDGHEIVYKLSGLINHFGNLKSGHYTSIVNKSTVNQNLGSNLDNLKVPYWCLFDDENVKVNLPHGSITQPGMGAINSKDVYVLCYERV; via the exons ATGAATAGTGAAGTCAATGACAAGTCCAACCAACAGTATTACACCAAAGTGATCAACCACGAATTCCGGAACCTCCAGCTCGATCCTGAATTAGCGTCAAAATCGCTATTTGATCTCATTGACTACTGTGAACTTTTATACGAGAAGTCTGCCACGGCGTTCTCTTCCGGTGATCACCACAACGGATTGAAGAATTACATCAAGGGATACTTGATCTTCAACTATTTCATTAACAGCTTCATTATGCTCCACTTTAAGGGCTTTGACGCCTTTGTCGAGTCCAACGAGCAGGACTTCATCATCTATCTCAATGTATTTGCCTTTTATAACGCTGACGACATTATACGAAACAGCTCACACACAGTTTCGCTGGCGACGCTTCGCGGCTACATCAAAAAGTACCTTGTCGACTCAAACTTGCTTAGTTTTAACGTGGAGGAGCTTTATGCCTGGCTCCATGAGTATATAAAATACCTCAAGGAAAAAGACCGATCCATGGTGGAAATCAATATCTCCAGTGGTGACGAAATGCGCTCAGATGGTGATCTTTTTGTCGAAACTGCAACGtcgtcttcaacaagacaGACGTCTAATGGAAATTCTCTGATCacaaa CGATTCTGTCTCAGAATTCAAGCACAGATTTCCGTCCTTAAATGGGAAAAATGATACATCGCTCTTTGGTTCTAAGAAGCTTCCTCCACCTTCGCCTCCAAATATTCCACATCCAATTCCAAAGCACTTTTCTCCATCTTTGCTTCCTCCACATTCTCCGCCACCTCCTCCGCCTCATTCTGCTGCAAATACATTACAACCAAATAGAGCTAGTACGTTTCCAGGATCACCTACAGCTTCGGCTCCGTATCCTCCTGACGAAATTACAAGCAGATCACCAATTCCGTCGCCAATATCTCCGGGTTTGAGATCTCCGGTTGCTCCAGAATTGGCCAACGATACAGACGAGTGGTATTTCCTGAATCCACAAAAATCACCTACTGATGCAAACCCAAATACAAATTCATATAGCAATCTACAGAACAATAGCGGCAATATTTCCCACCGTCCTCCACAAACGATTCCCATAGCTAGGCCGGTGACGCTGCCTACAAAC AATGGTAACAATAACCACTACATGAATAACAATAATGTCTTTCACAATGGCCAACAATCCAACAACCCATTTCCTAACTATCCTCAACAGCAAGAGGTAGGCCAGCAAGTAAATCAACAAGGAGCGAATGGTTATTATGACAATAATGGTCCTAGCAGTGTGCAACATTTCGGAGCACCTCGCTCTTCTGTTCCTCAACATGTGCAGATGCAACAGTATCAGATCAAAACTCAGAAGCAGCAATACATGCAAGAGTATTCTGTTTGTGGATTGAGAAACTTTGGTTCTTCCTGTTATATCAACCTGACAATACAGTTGATATTCGGTGttctgttgttcaagtcgttgttcaTCAACCTGGCGTACCAGAGATATGTCAAGGATCCCAAGTACTTGAGACTTATCCTGTcgctgaagttgaacagTCACCACAAAGattctattcttctctctGAAGCAATTTCAGCATTGTTACGAACTTTCTCACAGCATGGAAGTGTTTCTATAGCTCCTACAAAGTTCATCAGAGTGACGTCCTTGTTGAAGCCAGACTTCAATATTCCATACGAACAGCAGGATGCACAGGAGTTTCTACTCTTTGTTTTGGAGAGACTTCATCTGGAGTTGTCCAATAAGAGCATTGAAACCAACTACGAGCTAGAGGACTATATTCGTAAGTGGGATATTAATGTCAATATGAAGGATAGAAACGAATACTTGAAGTGGTACTTGTCCCTTGTGAAACTGGAAGGAACGTCTCCAGTCCATGATCTTTTCCAGGGCCACTTGCAAAACAAATTGACATGTAATTCTTGTGGATATGAGTCTATTAGTTATTCTCCATTTACCATTTTGTCACTACCGATTCCAAGCAGCCATAGCAGTAAGAATGTGGTCAACTTAGCCGATTGTTTACGCTACTACTCCCAGGATGAAGTTCTCAGTGGAGAAAATGCCTGGAACTGTCCCAAGTGTAGCAAGAACGGAGACCAAGTTTCTGCTAGCAGTGTTCTTGATAATCATCCTGTTTTcgtcaacaagaagtcaGGAATCTTCAAACTaggcagaagaagcaaatcGCCTTCTTCTCAGACGAGCACGAaaacaacgacaagttcCATTCACTCCAACATTTCAACGAAGAGTTTGAACTTCATCAAATTGCCACAGATTTTGATTATTCAACTCTCCCGGTTTTCagtcttcaacttgactGATAAGTTAGACACATACATTCAATATCcgttgaaattgaagttcaataATGACGGTCATGAAATTGTGTACAAATTATCCGGTTTGATAAATCACTTTGGTAATCTTAAAAGCGGGCACTACACATCCATTGTCAACAAATCTACGGTCAATCAAAATCTAGGAAGTAATTTGGACAATCTCAAAGTTCCTTATTGGTGTTTGTTTGATGATGAGAATGTGAAGGTGAACTTGCCTCACGGAAGTATTACGCAGCCTGGTATGGGTGCTATCAACTCCAAGGATGTCTATGTGTTGTGCTACGAACGAGTCTAA
- a CDS encoding predicted protein (go_component nucleus~go_function nucleic acid binding; zinc ion binding) has product MARAEIGTAKYQSKKLKMAGLQKLKFYCQLCEKQCRDANGFKNHIASPSHQRKIQSLNDEGQGKTVVENYSEQFEKDFMRLLRINHGTKKINANKFYQEYILNDRDHVHMNSTKWSSLTSFIKYLGQRGLVRVEQGGSGNEDEFNLEIRLVDQSIEIQQNQKEKLKAENKRSDEQLTNKFLEEQIRRGKESAKLNEESQPEDVQVPVTVQSGPIKVSLKSTGITKKLQRPSKSIFGDAASDDEVEADKKPEPKETKGKIKFGSIKKH; this is encoded by the coding sequence ATGGCTCGAGCGGAAATAGGTACAGCGAAGTACCAATCCAAGAAGCTCAAGATGGCGGGACTCCAGAAACTTAAATTTTATTGCCAGCTTTGTGAAAAACAGTGTAGAGATGCTAATGGATTCAAGAATCATATTGCCTCTCCAAGTCATCAGAGGAAAATTCAATCTCTCAATGATGAAGGACAAGGTAAAACAGTTGTAGAAAACTACTCAGAGCAGTTTGAGAAAGACTTCATGAGGTTGTTGAGGATAAATCATGGtacaaagaagatcaatGCTAACAAATTCTACCAAGAATACATATTGAATGATAGAGATCACGTCCATATGAACTCTACGAAGTGGTCCAGCCTCACCTCTTTCATCAAATATTTGGGACAAAGAGGTTTGGTACGTGTGGAACAGGGAGGTTCCGGAAACGAAGACGAGTTTAACCTTGAAATACGTTTGGTAGACCAATCTATCGAGATTCAACAGAACCAAAAGGAGAAGCTTAAGGCTGAAAACAAACGTTCAGATGAACAGTTAACCAATAAGTTCCTCGAAGAACAAATAAGAAGAGGGAAAGAGTCTGCCAAATTAAACGAAGAGAGCCAACCTGAAGATGTGCAAGTACCGGTTACAGTTCAATCGGGTCCTATTAAGGTATCTTTAAAATCAACAGGCATAACAAAGAAATTACAAAGACCTTCTAAATCAATTTTTGGTGACGCTGCATCAGatgacgaagttgaagctgaCAAGAAGCCAGAGCCGAAAGAAACTAAAGGTAAGATAAAATTCGGTTCTATTAAGAAACACTAA